A region from the Longimicrobium sp. genome encodes:
- a CDS encoding Uma2 family endonuclease yields MVDLAVRHRFTVDEFHRMGEAGILAEDDRVELIDGEIVEMTPIGSRHSTCVRRLDRWLQKLVGDGAVVSAQQPLTLANDGEPLPDVALLRPRVDEYADSHPTGADALLVIEVADSSVLFDRNAKSRLYAAGGVPEYWLIDLTRNSVVVFRDAENGRYTDERDYRQGESWISPALGGRMVMVDEVIATR; encoded by the coding sequence ATGGTCGATCTCGCGGTTCGGCACCGCTTCACCGTGGACGAGTTCCACCGGATGGGCGAAGCCGGCATTCTTGCCGAAGACGACCGCGTGGAGCTCATCGACGGGGAGATCGTCGAAATGACGCCGATCGGAAGCCGACATTCGACCTGCGTGCGACGTCTTGATCGCTGGCTCCAGAAGCTGGTTGGAGACGGAGCCGTCGTTTCGGCACAGCAGCCGCTGACGCTAGCGAACGACGGCGAGCCGCTTCCCGATGTGGCATTGCTGCGGCCGCGGGTGGACGAGTATGCGGACTCACATCCGACCGGCGCCGATGCCTTGCTGGTGATCGAAGTGGCGGATTCGTCGGTGCTGTTCGACCGCAACGCGAAAAGCCGGCTGTATGCGGCGGGCGGCGTTCCCGAGTACTGGCTGATCGATCTCACCCGTAACTCGGTCGTCGTCTTCCGCGACGCAGAAAACGGGCGCTACACGGACGAGCGGGATTACCGCCAGGGCGAGTCGTGGATTTCGCCCGCGCTTGGTGGTCGAATGGTGATGGTGGATGAAGTGATCGCCACGCGCTGA
- a CDS encoding cobalamin B12-binding domain-containing protein — protein sequence MSERKIRVLVAKPGLDGHDRGAKVIAAALRDAGMEVIYTGLHQTPEMIVNAAVQEDVDVVAMSILSGAHMTLFPRVRELLEAEGADHILITGGGIIPEEDMQALEGQGIGRLFGPGTTTGAAVEYIREWFAEHGRDRELVEQ from the coding sequence ATGTCAGAACGGAAGATCCGCGTGCTGGTGGCCAAGCCCGGGCTGGACGGGCACGACCGCGGCGCCAAGGTCATCGCCGCCGCGCTGCGCGACGCGGGGATGGAGGTCATCTACACCGGCCTCCACCAGACGCCCGAGATGATCGTCAACGCCGCCGTCCAGGAAGACGTGGACGTGGTGGCCATGTCCATCCTCTCCGGCGCGCACATGACGCTCTTCCCGCGCGTGAGGGAGCTGCTCGAGGCCGAGGGCGCCGACCACATCCTGATCACCGGCGGCGGCATCATCCCCGAGGAAGACATGCAGGCGCTGGAGGGGCAGGGGATCGGCAGGCTCTTCGGCCCGGGGACGACGACGGGTGCCGCGGTGGAGTACATCCGCGAGTGGTTCGCGGAGCACGGCCGCGACCGCGAGCTGGTGGAGCAGTGA
- a CDS encoding acyl-CoA carboxylase subunit beta, with amino-acid sequence MSTTAAPEAPAEAESRARRLARELAELEARLRLGGGKKRIERQHADGKLTARERIGLLLDPRTRFQEIGLLVAHDRYDGQAPGAGVVTGIGTVAGREIVVVANDATVKAGSWWPETITKMLRAQEIAMRCRVPIVYLVDSAGVNLPYQGGVFPGQYGASRIFYYNSVMRRYLKVPQIAAVMGPCIAGGAYLPALSDVILMVEGTSFMGLGGPNLVKGATGETADAETLGGAYTHNAISGVAHYRVADDRACVAKIRELVKELPRPAAPARQFEAEEPARPERDLFEVLPADHKQPYDMRALLSCILDAGELDEFQADYAPEMICGSARICGIPVGIIANARGMLKDPHGGRPKFGGIVYADSAEKVAFFIDTMNRHGTPILFVQDVSGFMVGTEAEHSGIIRAGARFVEAMATATVPKLVLTVNHASGAGYYAMAGQGFDPDFIFTWPTGRMGVMEGDSAVMALFSAQLEELKKAGKQPDADLQARIEAVRADYDHQLDARFAAARGFVDAVIAPDETRAALSLALRTALNHPGPHLGAFVLPPHLT; translated from the coding sequence GTGAGCACCACCGCCGCGCCCGAGGCGCCCGCCGAGGCGGAGTCGCGCGCCCGCCGGCTCGCCCGCGAGCTGGCGGAGCTCGAGGCCCGGCTGCGGCTGGGCGGGGGGAAGAAGCGCATCGAGCGGCAGCACGCCGACGGCAAGCTGACCGCCCGCGAGCGCATCGGCCTCCTCCTCGATCCGCGCACCCGCTTCCAGGAGATCGGCCTCCTCGTCGCCCACGACCGCTACGACGGCCAGGCCCCGGGTGCCGGCGTGGTGACGGGGATCGGCACCGTGGCGGGGCGCGAGATCGTGGTCGTCGCCAACGACGCGACGGTGAAGGCGGGCTCATGGTGGCCGGAGACCATCACCAAGATGCTGCGCGCGCAGGAGATCGCCATGCGCTGCCGCGTGCCGATCGTCTACCTGGTCGACAGCGCGGGGGTCAATCTCCCCTACCAGGGCGGCGTCTTCCCCGGGCAGTACGGCGCCAGCCGCATCTTCTACTACAACTCGGTGATGCGGCGCTACCTGAAGGTGCCGCAGATCGCCGCGGTGATGGGGCCGTGCATCGCCGGCGGGGCGTACCTCCCCGCGCTGAGCGACGTGATCCTGATGGTGGAGGGGACGTCGTTCATGGGGCTCGGCGGGCCCAATCTCGTGAAGGGAGCGACGGGGGAGACGGCGGACGCGGAGACGCTGGGCGGCGCGTACACGCACAACGCCATCTCCGGCGTCGCGCACTACCGCGTGGCCGACGACCGCGCCTGCGTGGCAAAGATCCGCGAGCTGGTGAAGGAGCTGCCGCGGCCGGCGGCTCCCGCGCGGCAGTTCGAGGCGGAGGAGCCGGCGCGGCCCGAGCGCGACCTGTTCGAGGTGCTGCCGGCCGACCACAAGCAGCCGTACGACATGCGCGCGCTGCTTTCCTGCATTCTCGACGCGGGCGAGCTGGACGAGTTCCAGGCCGACTACGCGCCGGAGATGATCTGCGGGAGCGCGCGCATCTGCGGCATCCCCGTGGGCATCATCGCCAACGCGCGGGGGATGCTGAAGGACCCGCACGGCGGGCGGCCCAAGTTCGGCGGCATCGTCTACGCCGACAGCGCCGAGAAGGTGGCGTTCTTCATCGACACCATGAACCGCCACGGCACGCCCATCCTGTTCGTGCAGGACGTCTCGGGCTTCATGGTGGGGACGGAGGCCGAGCACAGCGGAATCATCCGCGCCGGCGCCCGCTTCGTCGAGGCGATGGCGACGGCGACGGTGCCGAAGCTCGTCCTGACGGTGAACCACGCCAGCGGCGCGGGATACTACGCGATGGCGGGGCAGGGCTTCGATCCCGACTTCATCTTCACCTGGCCGACCGGACGGATGGGGGTGATGGAGGGCGATTCGGCGGTGATGGCCCTGTTCAGCGCGCAGCTTGAGGAGTTGAAGAAGGCCGGCAAGCAGCCCGACGCCGACCTCCAGGCCAGGATCGAGGCGGTGCGCGCGGACTACGACCATCAGCTCGACGCCAGGTTTGCCGCCGCGCGCGGCTTCGTGGACGCGGTGATCGCGCCGGACGAGACACGCGCCGCGCTGTCGCTGGCGCTGCGCACCGCGCTCAACCACCCCGGCCCGCACCTGGGCGCCTTCGTCCTGCCGCCGCACCTGACGTAG